From a region of the Torulaspora globosa chromosome 7, complete sequence genome:
- a CDS encoding retropepsin-like aspartic protease (Ty-like retrotransposon): MILASNSCGENRSAECTTNTHGATDTDRLKDHLANGDDLDSQTEIDAVRTGYRRRRPDPADNPKANSLKRSASGYRSSVSALNAGPANIGRRTALKRGLANYCQSDCSTVLIATEKTAKYSRKPQSQKPPLVGHRREITVLVGNKPTTMLSDTGAGTSLIAAHRAQALNLKTYKTRPIAIKGATSDNSARCTEATILEFKYQNQQFEIPVYVTTAINPDIIIGNPVLETNPRLGQTLDRSSINLATPETEPDWPIGLILTNEDRQVRRFHKKQNRTLSGYIVQVQAIECCDATDTPDPSTFSRLPQYLQEKFRQTVRNDLPRSALDKKEIFHEIETKPNARMPRIPPHRRSPKEEGEIVKIVDELLEKGFIGPSKSPFSSPVVLVKSSCSLNQECIL; the protein is encoded by the coding sequence ATGATTTTAGCATCCAACTCATGCGGAGAGAACCGCTCAGCGGAATGTACGACCAACACACACGGGGCCACTGACACCGATAGGCTTAAGGACCACCTAGCTAACGGCGACGACCTAGACTCTCAGACGGAAATCGATGCCGTCCGGACAGGGTACAGGAGGCGGAGACCAGATCCGGCTGACAACCCAAAGGCAAACTCACTGAAGAGGAGCGCAAGTGGCTACAGAAGTTCGGTATCTGCTTTAAATGCCGGGCCGGCAAACATTGGGCGAAGAACTGCCCTGAAGCGAGGCCTAGCTAACTATTGCCAAAGTGACTGTTCAACAGTATTAATAGCCACTGAAAAAACAGCCAAATACAGTAGAAAACctcaaagtcaaaaaccaCCTCTGGTTGGGCATCGGAGAGAGATCACTGTGTTGGTGGGCAACAAACCAACCACCATGCTGTCAGATACGGGAGCAGGAACGTCATTGATAGCCGCACATCGTGCACAAGCGCTTAACCTGAAGACATACAAGACAAGACCCATAGCAATCAAAGGAGCCACCTCAGACAATAGCGCGCGATGTACGGAAGCCACTATCCTCGAATTTAAGtaccagaaccagcagtttgaaataCCAGTCTACGTCACGACTGCCATAAATCCCGATATTATCATCGGAAACCCGGTACTAGAAACGAACCCCCGCCTAGGGCAGACCCTAGATAGAAGCTCGATTAACCTAGCCACACCAGAAACAGAGCCAGACTGGCCCATCGGCCTCATCCTCACCAATGAGGACCGCCAGGTCCGGCGATTCcacaagaaacaaaatcgCACTTTAAGTGGATACATTGTACAAGTTCAAGCAATAGAGTGCTGCGATGCCACCGACACCCCAGACCCCAGCACTTTCTCACGCCTACCTCAATACCTTCAGGAGAAATTCAGGCAAACAGTCAGAAATGACCTACCTAGATCAGCACTGGACAAAAAAGAGATCTTTCATGAGATCGAGACCAAACCCAATGCTAGGATGCCACGAATACCTCCACACAGAAGGTCACCAAAAGAGGAGGGAGAGATTGTGAAAATAGTAGAtgaattgcttgaaaaagGATTTATCGGACCCTCTAAGAGCCCATTTAGCTCCCCAGTGGTGCTAGTCAAGAGTTCCTGCAGTTTAAATCAAGAATGCATTTTATAG
- the CTO1 gene encoding Cto1p (ancestral locus Anc_1.430) — MAEDMRRIIICDFDETITDRDTIGILGQLPYAVKPGFEPKWSHFTDTYMENYRKFLEDPVLLECDHNLGRRLPLLPSNDGDITRSNFQCLFKDEIRYQTDARNLEISSTSEMAKYGLFAGLTHSQVSHFVKEKMREHSFSLRNGFRDFMSSISAPQFFIVSVNWSAEFIRGAVGEELVDFDNICCNQLVSNGDTFTGQFSNQLLTGSDKVSFIEKIFKEQCCRDIEQQYWYIGDSETDILALLHPEVNGVLLIDPELKEQKFRKLTTEVLGIDESLVNRFISSKEVGWLRCYVKNQENSLYLAKSWFDLTNINTNTD; from the coding sequence ATGGCTGAGGATATGAGGCGAATCATAATTTGCGACTTCGACGAAACCATCACTGATAGAGATACTATAGGCATTTTGGGACAACTGCCCTATGCAGTGAAACCGGGTTTCGAACCGAAATGGTCACATTTCACTGACACATATATGGAGAATTACAGGAAATTTCTCGAGGATCCAGTTTTACTAGAATGTGACCATAATCTGGGACGACGTCTGCCATTATTGCCTTCTAACGATGGCGATATCACTCGATCTAACTTTCAATGCCTGTTTAAAGATGAGATTCGCTATCAAACAGATGCCAGGAACCTTGAGATTAGCAGCACATCTGAAATGGCCAAATATGGTCTCTTTGCAGGGCTCACCCATTCTCAGGTCTCTCATTTCGtgaaggaaaagatgaGGGAGCATAGCTTTTCGCTGAGGAATGGCTTCAGGGACTTTATGTCTTCCATTTCCGCGCCGCAATTCTTTATAGTCTCAGTGAACTGGTCAGCCGAGTTCATAAGGGGAGCTGTAGGCGAGGAACTTGTTGACTTTGACAACATTTGCTGCAATCAGCTGGTTTCTAATGGGGATACCTTCACAGGCCAATTCTCAAACCAGCTGTTAACTGGTTCAGACAAAGTCTCTTTCATAGAAAAAATATTCAAAGAACAGTGCTGCCGAGATATTGAACAGCAGTACTGGTATATTGGCGACAGTGAAACTGATATCTTGGCACTACTTCATCCTGAGGTAAATGGGGTCCTATTGATAGACCCCGaactgaaagaacaaaaatTCAGAAAGCTTACCACTGAAGTCCTAGGCATAGACGAATCGCTGGTCAATAGAttcatttcatcaaaggaGGTCGGATGGTTGCGGTGCTATGTTaagaatcaagaaaatTCCTTATATTTAGCCAAATCGTGGTTTGACTTGACAAATATTAACACTAATACTGATTGA